Proteins found in one Amycolatopsis umgeniensis genomic segment:
- a CDS encoding iron chelate uptake ABC transporter family permease subunit, whose product MNTVILRRGRFSARIERRTLWFFVAMLVVIAGLTLLGLCYGAAWASPARVFAALTGSGGGPGVVIREWRLPRVLAGLVFGAALGLAGAIFQSITRNPLGSPDVIGLDAGAYTGALFAITVLSGTSTQLTIGSVLGGVITAAVVYALSLGGGLSGLRLIVIGIAINAMLTAFNSWIVLRAELEIAIAAVGWNAGSLNGVGWDDVAIPFGVLAVLFVVLFTRAPALHQAALGGALAVTTGVRWDRLRLVLVLIGVGCTATVTAVAGPIAFIALAAPQIGRRLARTPGIGLLPAALTGAVLLTAADLAAQMLLAPEALPVGVVSTVIGGGYLIWLLTKEVRRS is encoded by the coding sequence GTGAACACTGTGATCTTGCGGCGCGGGCGTTTCTCCGCCCGCATCGAACGCCGCACACTCTGGTTCTTCGTCGCGATGCTCGTGGTCATCGCCGGGCTGACCCTGCTCGGACTCTGTTACGGCGCCGCGTGGGCGAGTCCCGCCCGCGTGTTCGCCGCGCTCACCGGTTCCGGTGGGGGCCCCGGTGTGGTCATCCGGGAATGGCGCCTGCCGCGAGTGCTGGCCGGGCTCGTGTTCGGCGCCGCGCTCGGGCTGGCGGGCGCGATCTTCCAGAGCATCACCCGCAACCCGCTCGGCAGCCCGGACGTGATCGGCCTCGACGCCGGCGCCTACACCGGCGCGCTGTTCGCGATCACCGTGCTGTCGGGGACGTCGACGCAGCTGACGATCGGTTCGGTGCTCGGCGGGGTGATCACCGCGGCCGTCGTGTACGCGCTCTCACTCGGCGGCGGGCTGTCCGGACTGCGGCTGATCGTCATCGGGATCGCGATCAACGCGATGCTGACCGCGTTCAACTCGTGGATCGTGCTGCGCGCGGAACTCGAGATCGCGATCGCGGCCGTCGGCTGGAACGCTGGTTCCCTCAACGGGGTCGGCTGGGACGACGTCGCCATCCCGTTCGGCGTGCTCGCGGTGCTGTTCGTCGTGCTGTTCACCCGGGCGCCGGCGCTGCACCAGGCCGCGCTCGGTGGTGCGCTGGCGGTCACCACCGGCGTCCGCTGGGACCGGCTGCGGCTGGTCCTGGTGCTGATCGGGGTCGGCTGCACGGCCACGGTCACCGCCGTCGCCGGGCCGATCGCGTTCATCGCGCTGGCGGCCCCGCAGATCGGGCGGCGGCTGGCCCGCACGCCCGGTATCGGCCTGCTGCCCGCCGCGCTCACCGGCGCCGTCCTGCTGACCGCCGCCGATCTGGCCGCCCAGATGCTGCTCGCGCCGGAAGCGCTGCCGGTCGGTGTGGTCAGCACCGTGATCGGCGGCGGATACCTGATCTGGCTGCTCACCAAGGAGGTGCGGCGCTCATGA
- a CDS encoding iron chelate uptake ABC transporter family permease subunit encodes MTTTGRSALLGAALLGLVVVAVLSVGIGAHAIAPGEVVRALLGEGNPSDRAVVLDIRAPRAVLAIGVGAALAVGGVLVQALSRNALAEPGVLGVTAGAGFAIAVGSSFGLAASAPAELGLAVVGAVGASALVYAVGSKSPLRLVLAGTALSAVLLGLTLGLRLLFPDTFDVYRFWSVGSLAGREQAPTTVPLIIIGLSLLGAFAVSRQLNAIALGETVAHTLGANVARVRTITLLLITLMAGAATALAGPILFVGLIVPHLARRVAGASIPWLIAFAALLGPVLMLAADVGSRVLLPTGEVPVAIVTAFLGGPVLIWAVRKYGAAPL; translated from the coding sequence GTGACCACCACCGGGCGGTCCGCGCTGCTCGGCGCCGCACTGCTCGGGCTCGTCGTGGTCGCCGTGCTGAGCGTCGGCATCGGCGCGCACGCCATCGCCCCCGGCGAGGTCGTGCGCGCCCTGCTGGGCGAGGGGAATCCCAGTGACCGTGCGGTGGTCCTGGACATCCGCGCGCCGAGGGCGGTGCTCGCGATCGGTGTCGGCGCGGCCCTCGCCGTCGGCGGGGTGCTCGTGCAGGCCCTGTCGCGCAACGCCTTGGCCGAACCCGGTGTGCTCGGCGTGACCGCCGGGGCCGGGTTCGCCATCGCGGTGGGGTCGTCGTTCGGCTTGGCCGCGTCGGCGCCCGCCGAACTGGGCCTCGCGGTGGTGGGCGCTGTCGGTGCGTCGGCGCTGGTGTACGCGGTCGGCAGCAAATCGCCGCTGCGGCTGGTGCTCGCCGGGACCGCGTTGAGCGCCGTGCTGCTGGGCCTCACCCTCGGCCTGCGGCTGCTGTTCCCGGACACCTTCGACGTCTACCGGTTCTGGTCGGTGGGGTCGCTGGCGGGCCGCGAACAGGCGCCGACCACGGTGCCGCTGATCATCATCGGCCTGTCCCTGCTGGGCGCGTTCGCGGTGAGCCGTCAGCTGAACGCGATCGCGCTCGGCGAGACGGTCGCGCACACGCTCGGCGCGAACGTCGCCCGCGTCCGGACGATCACCCTGCTGCTGATCACGCTGATGGCGGGCGCGGCGACGGCGCTGGCCGGGCCGATCCTGTTCGTCGGGCTGATCGTGCCGCATCTGGCCCGGCGGGTGGCCGGTGCGTCGATCCCGTGGCTGATCGCGTTCGCCGCGCTGCTCGGCCCGGTCCTGATGCTGGCCGCGGACGTCGGCTCCCGGGTCCTGCTCCCGACCGGCGAGGTCCCGGTCGCGATCGTGACCGCGTTCCTCGGCGGCCCGGTGCTGATCTGGGCCGTCCGCAAGTACGGGGCGGCGCCGCTGTGA